The following are encoded in a window of Flavobacteriales bacterium genomic DNA:
- a CDS encoding tetratricopeptide repeat protein, which translates to MTTRAFTLAMALPVLFTGRCVAQYLADNTGLGKEVQTIYQAGERAYRSGDHATAIERFTEVLRLDGDHLNAYLQRGFCHSLNKDYPAAVKDFTAVIARKQDHLWAFTSRGSAYLRMGEPQLALKDFDAVLALDARNEEAFNNRGWAHKALGDLDAACRDWKTSQRLGNGEAKIILTNTRCK; encoded by the coding sequence ATGACGACGCGTGCGTTCACCCTGGCCATGGCCCTGCCGGTGCTGTTCACAGGTCGCTGTGTGGCCCAATACCTGGCCGACAACACCGGCCTGGGAAAGGAGGTTCAGACCATCTACCAGGCCGGCGAAAGAGCCTACCGCAGCGGCGACCATGCCACGGCGATCGAGCGCTTCACCGAGGTGCTGCGGTTGGATGGCGACCACCTCAATGCCTATCTGCAGCGCGGTTTCTGCCATAGTTTGAACAAGGACTACCCAGCCGCTGTGAAGGACTTCACAGCGGTGATCGCGCGAAAACAGGACCACCTGTGGGCCTTCACCAGCCGCGGCAGCGCCTACCTCCGCATGGGAGAACCCCAACTCGCGCTGAAGGATTTCGACGCTGTGCTCGCCTTGGACGCCAGGAACGAGGAGGCCTTCAACAACCGTGGCTGGGCCCACAAGGCCTTGGGCGACCTGGACGCCGCGTGCCGCGACTGGAAGACCAGCCAACGCCTGGGCAATGGCGAAGCCAAGATCATCCTCACGAACACCCGTTGCAAATGA